The Naumovozyma castellii chromosome 2, complete genome sequence ATAATTTAATTAGTTCTCTATAAGAATCAGAAGAACCACCATCTAGTGGTGGCTCTTCCGGGTAAACTCCAGTTGTGATAGCATCAAACAATCTTCCACTAACAAGACCCAAAGATCTgtagaaataatattctgATGGTAGTTGTTGAGCAATAAAATCATGAACGTCATTAGGAATTTGAGGGTCTGAGGAAGTAGAATCTGAGACTGATTCTGACGAAGAAGTTGTGTCAGGTGACTTTGActtaatatcttttttaTCCTTTGATGGCCGATTTGGCATATAAACTTCAACTTTACCACTATCTTTCAAGACAGGCATATATCTCAACGAAGAAATACCCTTCTCATATTTCAATACATATTTTGCACTTTCTTCCTTCACAGGGTTGGACAATTGATAAGCATAGAAATTTGTTCCTGTATTTAACACCATTTCCAGAGCAAAATCGAAAACCTTAGAGCCAGGGTAAATTTGTAAAGGTGGCAGAGTAGTTGGTTGTAGATCGTTCCCGACAGCCATAGCGATATCTACAAATTCATCCTGAGAACATCTAAATTCCTTAAGGACTCTAGATTTCTCAATGAATCTAAAATCTTTGTTTGGAAATTCCATACCCAAGATGAATTTGTCAATATTCTTAAGCATTAAACAATCAGTTGGTCCATAAATTGCATCAATATAACTTTCTTCTAATAAGTATGCAAGTTGTAACCATGAGCTGTAAGGTGCTACTTGATATGTAATATCATGatcaatgaaataattgattaaatTTGATTGGTACCTTGTGTACTCAATACTGGTGCTATATCTGAAAGGCTCTTGAGGTTGAATTGGTTGATCAATATAAGTCTTAGAGCTAGTAGTCATCAAATTACTCCATTGAGTCCAACCTTTATGTCTTTGGGCCAACAAGAGTTCTCTGTTTGTCTTAATTGTCTGAGTCCCTGGACTTCCTGATGGGATCGAAATGTCtaaattagatgaagaagaagcttCAGCGGCAGAGGCGGTAAAATAGCCTGAACTTTCCAATTGATTAAAAACAAGAGAACCATTAAACACGAAGACAGGCGTAATCTTATATTCCTTaaagattttcaaatcacTTTCCAAGTACATTTTCAAACTCAATGGGAAACCACCGATAGCATCCAAAAATTGTTCCTTCTTGCTTGTCAATAGTCTCGAGACGTAATGATTGACATCAATACCCAAGGTTGCATTCTTCAAGGATTCAATAGGGTACGAGCCAACGAGACCTCTTTCAAAGAGATACGATTCCAACGATTTGATGGGCATTTCCAATCGTCAATTCCGGAAGTTGAATGTTTTATCAAAGAACAAAGGGCGAGTGGATGATACGGCGACACAATTGGTTAAGCAAACCGAGAATACCTGCAATGTCCTTCAATGTTCGATATCAGGAATCGAATATCTTCACTTTATCTTCCAGAAGAGTGAACACCAGTTCGAGGTAAAACTAACCAACGGTTCCACCATTGAAAGAAATCAAATCCCTTCCACTGTAATCGCCGCCAGTCAAACAAGCGCAATTGACCATTTCGCggatggaaaatttcatcgtCGCACACGGCGACATTAGACAACCTGTTCAATTGAAACGTAAGACTACGTTATTTGACTTTATCTGAACCAAGTGAGGACTCAACGTCTCTAACAATCGCTTTGCACTGCTGTAAATAGGTTATATTGGTGAGTTTAGCATTGAGAAAACGAATTGAATTGTTTAACTGCCGAAGTCCACGATGAAAGTAAACTTTATTAAGGTATTCTTCACACTTTTATCCATCTTTGGTACCCTAGCGACATCTTTGGGCAATGATAAGTTACTTAAGGCTGCTAACAAACGTTCTAATAAGGTTATCAATTTAACCAATAAAAATTACAAGAGAATTTTAAATGACTCGCAAGATGCAAACCTTATTGTATTATTCTCGACTACCTCAGCTCAATTTGGTTGTAACTTATGTGCAGAATTAGAATCTGAATTCGATAATATTGTAGCTTCATGGTTTCAAGATCATCCAGATGCAACTTCCAAGTTAGACCCATCTAAGGCACTATTCTTTGCCAAGGCAGACGTCAAGAATCCCCAAAATATTCCAGAGGTATTTACCTACTATAAACTTGCACAAATTCCAAGAATCTATTTCTTCCCTGCTGGTCAAGATATGGACACATTCACTGTCCTAGAAATGCCACAAGAACCTGGTATGAGCCGTGTACA is a genomic window containing:
- the MKT1 gene encoding Mkt1p (ancestral locus Anc_2.205) codes for the protein MPIKSLESYLFERGLVGSYPIESLKNATLGIDVNHYVSRLLTSKKEQFLDAIGGFPLSLKMYLESDLKIFKEYKITPVFVFNGSLVFNQLESSGYFTASAAEASSSSNLDISIPSGSPGTQTIKTNRELLLAQRHKGWTQWSNLMTTSSKTYIDQPIQPQEPFRYSTSIEYTRYQSNLINYFIDHDITYQVAPYSSWLQLAYLLEESYIDAIYGPTDCLMLKNIDKFILGMEFPNKDFRFIEKSRVLKEFRCSQDEFVDIAMAVGNDLQPTTLPPLQIYPGSKVFDFALEMVLNTGTNFYAYQLSNPVKEESAKYVLKYEKGISSLRYMPVLKDSGKVEVYMPNRPSKDKKDIKSKSPDTTSSSESVSDSTSSDPQIPNDVHDFIAQQLPSEYYFYRSLGLVSGRLFDAITTGVYPEEPPLDGGSSDSYRELIKLSVDTFKNKEINLLTQPINRYYQMKPIKQVKWFSPGSSTQLTNRVSPSIFEKTNRLVVKTDDVNKVFSIGEFINTLNESTDLSKSFVSEKVIFPNSVPKADKLFASFDLLSTSFLRMLYQLEFFDFDSSKNLLKPTKWGTILLKLNELEISANYFESILIFLMFVKMNVLSLSEELKPVVRFALSDSTLRSYPQESQYVLLITRILTLFQVDQKPTNYHGPIDKRTLVFREHLDFIKKNMNELYEATIVSSLTANEFDRLSLDNNEWQKNIVRNAPFKSSSPNTLMAMMWEFFLQKYLHNGNVKTDAMAMVATEFGTYKSIPNLEEQFEISHEFLVQVSKVMQELTSVGLLKKGDQNSFEQAVKFSEDAISG